ATCTCTgcagctcagccacagtgatctttgggttcttctttacctctctcaccaaggctcttctcccccgatagctcagtttggctggacggccagctctaggaagggttctggtcatcccaaacgtcttccatttaaggattatggaggccactgtgctcttatgaaccttaagggcagcagaaattttttttgtaaccttggccagatctgtgccttgccacaattctgtctctgagatcttcaggcagttcctttgacctcatgattctcatttgctctgacatgcactgtgagctgtaaggtcttatatagacaggtgtgtggctttcctaatcaagtccagtcagtataatcaaacacagctggactcaattgaaggtgtagaaccatctcaaggatgatcagtagaaatggacagcacctgagttaaatatatgaatgtcacagcaaagggtctgaatacttaggaccatgtgatatttcagtttttcttttttaataaatgtgcaaaaatgtcaacaattctgtgtttttctgtcaatgtggggtgctgtgtgtacattaatgaggaaaaaaaatgaacttaaatgattttagcaaatggctgcaatataacaaagagtgaaaaatgtaagggggtctgaatactttccgtactgaagggtgagggtcaaaatcccttggctcttcagatatatcaatacatatatatatccttttatattaatatctatctatattctgttgcttaacttctttaataaagtgatgaattaactatatgcatgatcacataatcaattctattttcttatgcataactgaaatatattttgaatcatatgtgtgttggaatgttaactagtgtctttaaggaacattccagagtctctctctctgtcctgccgcagtctgaaggtcctttggggataagcttagctgtgatgagagggggcagggagaatgttaaacatatgttctgtgtttgatcgttacttttctatgattaagtatatggtttaaagtccaaCAGTACCCACTGTAATTGGAGATATCTTGAAACAGTTAATCAAACAAATAACAAGAAGTAAACGTGTCTTGCTGTTCCTGTTCAATGACAGGAAACCTAGAAACGTTCCCAAGAAACCTGTCCCAGATAAGGGCGTTCATCTGGAGGGTATGACGTGTGTGGGGTATCAACAACTGTGAAAGAATCACAAATATATGTGAACAGTCAATATGAGTCAAACTTTAATGAGACTGATCAGTGacgtgcacagaccttagcatGGACAGGGGTGGAAGGATAAAAAAAAGAGCACTATCACACAAGCAAgtgtgtgatatggccctacatcaccACTtctgtgatttggccgcaggcaTGAGGCCACAATTAATCACAGCAGtgatgatttagggccatatagcatgattgcaagtgtgatattgcttatttacaacagttcaatgaacaagtaaattttaaaaaattaggaaaaactgagtacgttcataaaaaatgcatttgtgcatggaactactttcttatgcgacaGATcggaatctgctgttgctggttcaaaacaaacgaTGTGTCCAATCCTctgtagtaattaaaaaatgtcacttcagaaataacatcacggcttgtgctgtttcgaacaagttattaaataaacaaggatgggtgtgtgtgtgtgtgtgtgtgtgtgtgtgtgtgagtgcgagagagagagagagagagagatggagcatgtgtaatcacctgttgccactcccatgcagagatgctgtcagctttctgaagatcagctttctcagtggaaaaatagcatccaagtggtagtatttctccctatttcgcggtagccggtgtgcaagagtcaatcactatagaaactgcaatgacctccaccattttaaacagcacccattgtgtaattagtctgttgtgtctctcagctgtgatgagccgtaatgctcaTTTAAAGCTATTGCTTTAGTAGTATAGTTAAGAGACAAGCAATCACAAAGAGCTTTTTTATAGACACCGGATGACgcagattcacttcacatcacctaactggctcatgatacacacaaaaatgatcttttgccaccacttgCTGGCTAACATTTGTAATGGCATAAACAAAAggcaaaccatagctcttaacagatctgcaatgctcttacactttagtttagaacagcacaaacacaagcggagtgattcaCACACAGTGAGGTGTCGgtgtgctgatggtgtcagactatcagtgctcatggaatgcttctcgtccaatcagatttgaggataggaactaactgttgtatacagtgcatccggaaagtattcacagcgcttcactttttccacattttgtcatgttacagccttattccaaaattgattaaattcattattttcctcaaaattctacaaacaataccccgtaatgacaatgtgaaagaagtttgtttgaaatcgttgcaaatttatatattaaaaaaaaaagaaaaaatcacatgtacaagtattcacagcctttcctaaatatttgtttaagcaCATTTGGcaacaattacagcctcaagtatttttgtgtatgaagctacaagcttggcacacctatttttgggcagtttctcccattcttctttgtatgacctctcaagctccatcaggttggatggggagcgttggtgcacagccattttcagatctctccagagatgttcaatcaggttcaagtctgggctctggctaggcactcaaggacatttacagagttgtcccgtagtcactcctttgttatcttggctgtgtgcttagggtcgttgtcctgttggaagatgaacctttgcccaagtctgaggtccagagtgctctggagtctctgtacattgctgcattcatctttccctcgatcctgactagtctcccggttcctgccgctgaaaaacattcccacagcatgaggctgccaccaccatgcttcactgtagggatggtattggccaggtgatgagtggtgcctgatttcctccagacaaaacgcttgccattcaggacaaagagttcaagctttgtttcatcagaccagagaatttctggtgccttttggcaaactgcatgcaggctgtcatgtgccttttactgaggagtgactTCCGTCTGGACACTCTACCAAACAGGCTTgaatggtggagtgctgcagagatggttgttctctggaaggttctcctctctccacagacaaATGCtgcagctctgtcagagtgaccatcgggttcttggtcacctccctgactaaggcccttctcccccgataactcagtttggccgggcggccagctctaggaagagtcctggtggttccaaacttcttccatttacggatgatggaggccactgtgctcattgggaccttcaatgctgcagacatttttttgtacccttccccagatctgtgcctcgataaaatcctgtcttggaggtctacaggcaattccttggacttcatggcttggtttgtgctctgacatgcactgttaagtGTGGGACCTTATATGGACaggtgtgtacctttccaaatcatgtccaatcaactgaatttaccataggtggactccaatcaagttgtagatttattgtaaatgtattaaaaataaaagaataaaaaatcacatgtacaagtattcacagcctttgtcatgacactcaaaattgagctcaggtgcatcctgtttccactgatcatccttgagatgtttgaatgatcagtggaaacaggatgcacctgagctaaattttgagtgtcatggcaaaggctgtgaatacttatgtacatgtgatttgtttcggtttttattttgaataaatttgcaaagatttcaaacaaacgtctttcacgctgtcattatggggtattctttttagaattttgaggaaaataatgaatttaatatattttggaataaggatgtaacataacaaaatgtgaaaaaagtgaagcactttgaatacttttcggatgcactatatatatatttctatcgggaagacactcaggcttgagtgaagtttgagatgccatttatttgatagatgtaaaacgggaggtgatgtctctctctttggcgtaggccccgtccggcagtccgagggagttgtacctggaaccgtcatgtcctgccggagataggaggcaggggcgaggagcctacccccctgcgggacagggctcaactgctggtggtggggaggtggaggttgcagtgttagcacaccgaaacagcaatgtgatagattgtgagcggacttataaagcattggcttacgtgcaattggctaggagttactcagctaatgatgtgattatgtacacctgctggtcttcccgctagaactacgctccactttcATTTACatcatatttaaatttttcctttatcacaaataatagcctattctgttatatttctcacaaaaacacCATGgcaatatatttgttttgttaatttatttattttcagacatggtctgtgataaccccatgtttATGACATGTGTCATTGTAAAACCAggaagacaagtatttttgtcttgttttcttgtcaaattatgtaaactttcttaaaacatgatttatttacttgtcaagcaaaatgggataagatattaagtcttgttttaagaaaatctgactaaatttagtgaactttagactcaaaacaagaaaaaaaaaaatctgccaatggagtaagcaaaataaacttgttttctctttaaattaagtttattttgcttaccccattagcagattttttttttcttgttttgagtctaaagttcactaaatttagtcagattttcttaaaacaagacttaatatcttatcccattttgcttgacaagtaaataaatcatgttttaagaaagtttagataatttgacaggaaaacaagacaaaaatacttgtctagaaaataattttttgcagtgtggtaTTTTTGGAGtttaagtaccttggagtaccatgacagtatcatgaattatgatcaatcattcagtaccatggcattaccctggTAACGTGGTGCACGGTGCGAAGGTGCGATGAGAAAGTGTGATCGACTGTGTTCCGTGAATGATacagggtccttgaataacatataacatgcaaataagggcagctggtggagtttCTGATGCCCCCCTAGGGTATGATGTTGCCCCCCTAGGAATATGGTGCCCTACGTagactgtgtaatatgtgtatagggagctgcggtactgtggtagcctaatggtatttttctgaatgtgattagtctaatggcttattagtttcaTCAAAACCAAAGTGGCTTTGGCTGAACCTGACAGCACCTTCAgttttttcattattatataaAAGACTAATTTAAATTATATCACTGAAATAGATGTGACCGCTCCcgttaaaatgaattaatttctCAACACTAGTGGTACGCGATGTTGGAAATGCTGTAGCACGTATTACTCTTTTGATAAAATTACAATACATATGGCCTGTTACTTGTCTGTGGTAATGGCACTTTGATGTTCCGGGGGAATTCAAAACTGAATTCACTACAGTACTTCCTTGAAGGGCACTCCTGAGGGAGGGGATCTCCTTCAAaacgaaagtgagaaaattaATCTTTTCTcagagggcccttccacaagactgttagtgaaggatacattcatacagtaatgcaatGTTTCCTATACCCACTTCAGGGGTTCTTCACTTAGGAGTGAGTATAGGACATAGGGAGGATCAATTAAGATTGGAATCTGCTCAATCTGCTTTAGCACTcactcttaaaggcacctccgcttaattttctttaatacgcccgcgatttacaaagaaatctcataatTACACATTAtcactgttattgtgagattatgatgataatgaaatattttaaagatttaatgtttaatttaactatttaaatgtaaattattaaaatgtctcCCCTTTTTCTGGATGACCAAAAGGGCACCGTTAGATTTGTGAACAAAAGGGGCAGGGGTtgcccccgttctgtgcacgtcagtgAGAAAGAGGcataatctcatgaaaattatctGTGAATGTTTTCATTCATCTAGATTATCACATTATGTCAGTTAGTATTCAATTGTTTACAACTGGATTTATTTCTTGGGCTTGGGGATCTTTTCAATCAGGTAACATAATTTATTTCTCAAACAATGAGAAAGAAATCCAGTTGTAAACAAATTACCTGCCTGACATGATCTTGTGTACCTTATACATTGGGTGCACTGCAGGGAGGTTCCTCAGCAATGAAACTGTAAAGGTTTCAGCCAACAGATGGGTGTGCAGATAATAGAAAGATGCTTGATGCTCAAGACAATCTGCATTCCTCACATAGATTTTAGCGAGCTGCCAGTCATGCTCTGAATCGCTAGGCAGGAAAACTGGATTTTCCTCTGACGCCTGTTGCTTCAACTGACACAGTGATAACAGACAGAATTGTTAGCATTGTTAGAATTTTGCTTAATTTACTGCTTTTAGATGGCAAAGTTAGTAATATATACTAAACAAGGTTTAGGAATCATAAGCAATGTGTACTTGAATGGCAATAGGCAGACGTTTGCCCACTGGGTTCTTGTACAGCAGACAGAGTGGAGCCGCAACATACTGCTGTTTGCCATTGATCTCACGAGTGGGTAATTCCGCCAGTGTTTTATAATCACATAAGAATATATTCCCCTTCTGTTGGAACAAAATTTGAGTTTGTTGAAATGTAACATCCCAATTCTGAGATGAAATTTTGACACTGAAACAGTGAAGGCAATCCTGACTGATCTCGCTGTGTATTCGGCagcagtaggttgaaagttcttcagctgaaattgatctgtgcttaccaaaattcgaacACTGTcaccagtggctgaagctggaagtgttattgAACGTAAGGGCACATGTAAACTCCAGTTTGCAGGTGAAATGTACACAGAGtcgtgccaaaagtgagttgtttttagtcaacaggaatgtttattttattaactatatGCCCTAACttcaaccccaaccctaaacctaaccgtcagtggagtaaaaatgtaatcttagaggggaaatgcaacctctgaatcatgctcatcattgattatgcaAACAAGGTTACTGGTTTCCACACAGTAACAGAATCTGTGTCTTTAAGGCCACTCGCTCAACATGCTGTAAGTAGCACCACAGGAaatggtaaacacatttgaattgacaCAAAGATGTCTGAAGGGAGACAGCACTTGGAAGAATGGAGTCGATGTCAGGGTACCGAAACATTCAGTAATAACAGAGAGTTTCTGTGTGACCGTGTTGGTCAAAACTAAATAAAGAAAAAGGCGTAATTTTGCAGTATCATGTTCTCCAAGTGCTCCATCTTCTAACGTTAATATATTTTGTGGAACACTTTGtaaaatcacagatttttttGCCAGTTTcttcaatttacatttacatttatgcatttggcaggcgcttttatccaaagcaacttacagtgcaattattacagggacaattcccccagagcaacctggagttaagtgccttgctcaaggacacaatggtggtggccatgggtttcaaaccaacgaccttctgattaacagccctgtgctttagccactatgccaccaccactcctgattTGATCTTGTCAAGGCTGGAAGACAAGATCATCATTGATGTAAGACCAGAAAGGAGGCCAATTCATGAATTTGAATTGTGCCAAGGCCATTACTAACACATTGAAGGAAGGTGCCACACATATTGCCAGTCAGGCTAACCAGTCTTTTGGGctgctaaaggaatagttcacccaaaaattataactctctcatcatttactcaatcccATCTCAAACTCATCCAACACTTCCGAGCTCCAAAAAtagacataaaggcaacatacgaagtggattaatccatgtcttctgaaacaatacaTTCTGTTTTCAGACTAAATCATGATCGCAATAAGGAGACAGCAGATGGcaagatttaaaataaaatcggaattacattttggtctgcttctcacacaaaactgaatatatcgcttcagaagacatggattaaactagagtcatatggattactattatgcttttatgtcatttttggagattggaagtttggaccccattgacctgcattgtatggatatattcacatcaaaTCTccatcaaaaaatctttgtttttgttccacagaagaaagaaagccatataagTTTGAGACGGCACAATGGTGCTATTCCAGTTAGTAAGGGCTAGTCAGTCTGTTGTATATGACAATGTGCAGGCCACTTTATTACAATTGGTGAATAatcacaaatgtacattttctaatTTCTGAGAATATAACCTGTTTTGGTAagccttattttattttattcatatattaaTGCACTAAGGTTAGGATTGACTCACGCTGTGGAGCAATTGAAAGCTGAATCCATGGCTTTGGTGAAAGAGAAACGGACCACTGAAGGAAGATACAGGGGTCCTGAAAACATGAGCACTGTGGGAGACCTGTTTTAAAATCAGTCCATCTCAGGGAAGGGAAAAACAacaaatacacatacagtaaACCAATGAAGATCCCCAAAAAAGACCAGAAAATCTTGTACACATATTTGTAACTACTGTACGTACTTACTGGTACAATTGTTTATTAAGCTTCAGTTCATTTTTTCTGTGTTCTTTCAGCTGTGAATATTTATCTTCATAGATGTTAGTAGCTGTCAGGCAATAAAAGTGAAACGcaaaggtaaaaaataaaaaagttatgtaGAAATCTCCTAAAAAGCAAAAacagattgaaataaatgaaacaaCTGTGGTTGATAATTGTTTAAAATCTGGTAAATGATGTGGTTACATCACCTTTTGTGAAAAGATGCAAGAAACTACTGATACACATACAAACCTTTCGCCTCTCGCAGCTCAATCACCTCCCCTTCTGCCATCCAGCGATAGCATGGGAAATGGATCACATCCCTCTCAGGGGTTTTCACACTGATCAGGGAGCAGAACCAGTCATTCTCTGGCAAAAACATGtaattatttttctcaagtctGATAAGGAGCAGGTGGCGAGGCTGAACTTGGTTGTCACGTGGTACTTAATTTTCTAGGTAAGATACGATATTACAGTTAGTGCTGATAGTGATGTTAATGCTGTTATGTTTCGGTGAGCATCTTATTTACATCCTCACAAACTGTACAAAAATACAAGGAAAAATATCTCACCATTCCAGTCTTGAAATCCTTTCCAAAGCTGTCAAGCTTGGTCCGCTTACTCTCTCCATGCGTGCCAATCAGAGTGATGAATATATTGTCACAAGTGCCAGCATGGGTCATGGAGCCTGTGGTCACCTCTACTTCATATATGGCCTCCATGGCTCTGAGTATTAACACAGAAGCTTAGCACTTgactttaaatgtaataaatgacttGCATGGACTTAAGGTTGCAaatgaataacttaaaaaaaaagtttttgccagtggcacctgaaacatttacatttatgcatttggcagatgcttttatacaaagcgacatacagtgcccttattacagggacagcccccccccggagcaacctggagttaagtgccttgctcaaggacacaatggtggtggctgtggggatcgaaccagcgaccatctgattaccagttatgtgctttagcccactacaccaccaccactccggtgGCAAAACGTGAACACGCTTTGACAAAAGCAGACAGGGAACGATGATGCCACGGCCCTTGTCAGACAAAAACTCAACCTGGCAAGATGACAGTGGTGTGACATCACGGAGGGTGGTGGGTTACCAAGGTCTGCTGTAATCCACCACCAGaccttgtttttggcaccattctgagtaaactctagagaatgttgtgcatgaaaatcccttgAGATCAGctttttacagaaatactcaaaacagcccatctggcaccaagaaCATGCCACTgtatcgaaatcactgagatcacatgtttCTCCTTTCTGATGAATGATgtgtacattaactgaagctcctgattcatatctgcatgatttaaagtattactgttattattttcCTGTTGTGCTACTGATACTGTGTTGCATGCAAATGCAAATTCAGATTAGTCCCTTGAAACACAATGTCCACAATTTAAAGAATGTTTGCATTTGAAAGCGATACCTTTTGATTCACGGATGTAAAAAATGTGTGTACTGTGTTTAACACATTGTTATATTCACAAATACAGAACACCATCCTTCCTATTAGGAAATTAAATGGAAACAAAAGCTCATACAAGCTCTATAATAAGAAAAAGCTCACATTAGCACATAAAGGTAAGGGATATTTTGTAAAAAGTTGAAAATGTCATGGGAGAGAATTAGCAAGAAATGGTAAACAgaaatggtaaacaaaaattatataaagcTGTATATTTTTCCAGGTTGCCTTAAAATAGGATGGGGTTAAATGACCCCAAAGATCAATTATATATAGTCAGCGATATATTTACAAGCAATAaaaggaaaatgtattatttcaatGTGTTCTCTTGATTGAATTCTAATCTTTATGTAGCATAAATATCCAATACATGAATGTAGCCTAAATTGcttctgtgttttcttttttttaagtaccTGCACCTCTGTATTGTGGATGTGTATACTTTCTAAGGTGTTATATGAATTTCTGAGCCTAAAAActgatattatataattatatatacattttggcaACTTGAATTTGTCCATTTAAGTTGATTTAACAAGTGGATATCCTAATCCTTTTGTAAGTCTAGGTTGCAAACAAAAGAAATACAATATACTACATAAAAGACATGTCCCTGTCTAACTTATTTGAGAGAAAAAGAATGAGAGAAGAAACAATTAAGGGGATAAATGAAGTCTCACTTTATTACAGTATtggctgaaaaaaaaatctgggatATGTTTATTTAGTATTTCTCAATTGTGTGCTTTTGACTAAGGTAGGATACATCCTAAGcccattataaataaatgtattaagtcAAGTCATATGGCATTTTGATCATAAATAAAAGTACCAGGAAAAATAACATTTCCAAAAGTGTACAACTTTGCCCATATTCATCCTATATTCTTTTCCATTAAATTGActttatatgtttaaatatttgtatagtaTATAAATACATAGCCACAAATTTGATAAATggcaaattacaaaaaaaagttttgttggagtttgttggggcagtgtgaaatGGCCTTAAGAAGTTGATCTTACCCTTCCCATTAGGGATCCATGTCTACAGCTCTCTTTATAACTGAAGTGACTTAACACTAACCTACAAGTTCCTTTACATAGCCTACACAGGCTTTGGCATCATCATCATTTACTGCACGCAACATTCTACATTATGCGGTCATAAAGAACAGTATTTTATCATCAGTACATGAATCTGTCAGAGCATTTGGCTTAGGTAAggactcaaaacaaacaaaagcagtTCTCGATTTTGTcgatgtacactggcggccaaaaatttggaataatgtacagattttgcagttttaTTAAGGAAATCGGTACTTTCattctccaaagtggcattcaactgatcataaagtatagtcagactcaggacaatactgatgtaaaaaacagcaccatcactatttgaaaaaaagtcttctt
The Xyrauchen texanus isolate HMW12.3.18 chromosome 34, RBS_HiC_50CHRs, whole genome shotgun sequence DNA segment above includes these coding regions:
- the si:dkey-17e16.9 gene encoding hydroperoxide isomerase ALOXE3, with amino-acid sequence MTHAGTCDNIFITLIGTHGESKRTKLDSFGKDFKTGMVRYFSLYFCTPRHLLLIRLEKNNYMFLPENDWFCSLISVKTPERDVIHFPCYRWMAEGEVIELREAKGPLYLPSVVRFSFTKAMEFLLTKNNSLLARLCVHFTCKLEFTCALTFNNTSSFSHCVKISSQNWDVTFQQTQILFQQKGNIFLCDYKTLAELPTREINGKQQYVAAPLCLLYKNPVGKRLPIAIQLKQQASEENPVFLPSDSEHDWQLAKIYVRNADCLEHQASFYYLHTHLLAETFTVSLLRNLPAVHPMYKLLIPHTRHTLQMNALIWDRFLGNVSRFPNTSIGGEGMTDLMKRALSELTYSSLCLPENISERGLQSIPNFFYRDDGLRLWDLINDFVRTMVKFYYQSDGDVLQDTELQDWIKEIFVQGFLGQSSAGIPQCFSTVDEVIKFVTMVIFTVSAQHTTLKARKFDYGSWFPNSPGSLKRPLPTSKGSSDKNTMLDTLPDINTSAYLVSVFWLLSKPSADLVPLGQYPMDCFCHTAPQKMIRDYQAELAFLSESIKDKNAGLQLPYTYLCPDWISNSVSI